Genomic window (Bacillus vallismortis):
AAAATGACAACAAATCAGTGAGGTGCTTTTTATGAATCGAGTCTCAACACTCTTTTTAAAGATTGCCGTAATTCTTATCGGACTTCCGATTCTTGCTTTGTGCATTTTTGCGGTGCCGAAGATAGCCAATTATGCAGCGGAATTAGTTCCAAATATCGCTTATATCAAATATCTCGTTTTCATCTATTTGTATGTAACGGCGATTCCTTTTTACTTTGCTCTTTATCAAGCGTTCAAACTTTTAAGCTATATTGACAAGAACAAAGCTTTCTCAAACATTTCTGTAAGATCTTTAAAGAATATAAAATACTGTGCGGTCACAATCAGTATCTTGTATGCAGCAGGCATGC
Coding sequences:
- a CDS encoding DUF2975 domain-containing protein gives rise to the protein MNRVSTLFLKIAVILIGLPILALCIFAVPKIANYAAELVPNIAYIKYLVFIYLYVTAIPFYFALYQAFKLLSYIDKNKAFSNISVRSLKNIKYCAVTISILYAAGMPIFYLMAEIDDAPGIIVIGLVIIFASMVIAVFAAVLQKLLKEAIDIKSENDLTV